Proteins from a genomic interval of Clostridium sp. AN503:
- a CDS encoding S8 family peptidase, with protein sequence MPNQKMENLLNLALDVSPQERARSQELETGYDPQEQTWELIVKYSGSLDEIRSLGAAVEEMRNEYAILTVPERLIETISAFPQIEYIEKPKRLFFVVDRARAASCINILQEPPQDLTGRGVLVAVLDSGIDYFHEDFRTEEGTTRIAALWDQTLDRVFTPEEINRALETGNRQQGRTLVPSVDLSGHGTAVAGIAAGNGREDAGAYRGIAYESELLVVKLGTARAGGFPRTTELMRAVDFVVGKAVELGRPLSVNISFGNTYGSHDGTSLLETFLDDIGNYGRTTIMVGSGNEGASAGHVSGRLTTSGPEEQIELSVAPYEPGVSVQLWKAYTDQFGISLQTPSGEILGPLSERLGPLRYRYRNTQILVYYGKPGPYSQAQEIYFDFVPDEGAYVESGIWTFKLRPQQVVEGRYDLWLPSSGVLNASTRFLTATPDTTLTIPSSAAKVITVGAYNSTYNSYADFSGRGFTRRTNQVKPDIAAPGVGIMAPAVGGGYKSVTGTSFATPVVTGSAALMMQWGIVDGRDPFLYGEKIKAYLHRGARQLPGFSVYPNPFVGYGALCVRDSLPV encoded by the coding sequence ATGCCGAACCAGAAAATGGAGAACCTTTTAAACCTTGCGCTGGATGTCTCGCCGCAGGAGCGGGCCCGTTCACAGGAACTGGAGACCGGCTATGATCCGCAGGAGCAGACCTGGGAGCTGATCGTAAAATATTCGGGCAGCCTGGATGAGATACGCAGCCTGGGCGCGGCGGTGGAGGAGATGCGCAACGAGTATGCGATCCTGACTGTTCCAGAGCGTCTGATCGAGACAATCAGTGCATTTCCGCAGATTGAATATATAGAGAAACCAAAGAGGCTGTTTTTCGTCGTTGACCGGGCGAGAGCAGCCTCTTGTATTAATATTCTGCAGGAACCGCCGCAGGATCTGACCGGAAGAGGGGTGCTTGTGGCCGTGCTGGATTCGGGGATTGATTATTTTCATGAAGATTTCCGGACAGAGGAGGGGACGACCCGGATTGCGGCGCTGTGGGACCAGACTCTGGACCGGGTGTTCACACCGGAAGAGATAAACCGTGCGCTGGAGACCGGGAACAGGCAGCAGGGCAGGACACTGGTGCCCTCTGTGGATCTAAGCGGCCACGGGACAGCCGTTGCCGGAATCGCTGCCGGAAATGGACGGGAGGATGCCGGCGCATACCGGGGGATCGCCTATGAGAGCGAGCTTTTGGTTGTGAAGCTTGGAACGGCCCGGGCAGGAGGATTTCCACGGACCACGGAACTGATGAGGGCGGTGGATTTTGTGGTGGGGAAGGCTGTGGAGCTGGGGCGGCCGCTGTCAGTCAATATCAGCTTTGGGAATACATATGGCTCTCATGACGGGACCAGCCTGCTGGAGACCTTTCTGGATGATATCGGCAATTATGGAAGGACTACGATCATGGTGGGAAGTGGAAATGAGGGAGCCTCCGCAGGACACGTGTCGGGAAGGCTGACCACTTCCGGGCCGGAGGAGCAGATCGAACTGTCCGTGGCCCCCTACGAACCGGGAGTCAGCGTTCAGCTGTGGAAGGCATACACGGATCAGTTTGGTATCAGTCTGCAGACTCCGTCCGGAGAGATTTTAGGGCCGCTGTCAGAACGGCTGGGACCGCTGCGTTACCGCTATCGAAACACTCAGATCCTGGTCTATTACGGAAAACCGGGACCCTACAGCCAGGCGCAGGAGATCTATTTTGATTTTGTGCCAGATGAAGGGGCTTATGTAGAGAGCGGGATCTGGACGTTCAAGCTGAGGCCGCAGCAGGTTGTGGAAGGTCGCTATGATCTGTGGCTCCCATCCTCCGGAGTGCTGAATGCATCCACAAGGTTTTTGACTGCAACGCCGGATACTACGCTCACCATCCCCTCGTCTGCGGCCAAAGTCATTACTGTAGGCGCTTATAACAGCACTTACAATTCCTATGCCGATTTTTCGGGCCGGGGCTTTACCAGGAGAACAAATCAGGTAAAGCCGGATATTGCGGCTCCCGGCGTTGGGATCATGGCGCCTGCTGTGGGCGGCGGCTACAAGTCGGTCACTGGCACCTCCTTTGCCACTCCGGTGGTGACCGGGAGCGCGGCGCTGATGATGCAGTGGGGGATCGTGGACGGCAGGGACCCGTTTCTCTATGGGGAGAAGATCAAGGCCTATCTGCACCGCGGGGCAAGGCAGCTTCCAGGGTTTTCTGTGTATCCGAACCCGTTTGTAGGGTATGGGGCGCTGTGCGTGCGGGACAGTCTGCCGGTATAA
- a CDS encoding carboxypeptidase M32: MRTALVLLEWDNETLAPEQAGPYTARVEGTLSAAYQNVITDKRVMELIRECEKELGREDGDSSLVERAIIREAKEEAEQLSCIPPEEYRAFKELVSESARTWAKAKEDQDFDAFAPTLKKIIDYQKKFASYRAKDGQKLYNVMLDSYEKGFNMEKLDEFFRQLKEELVPFLHRVMESDVRIADDFLKGDYPEDKQRELGVFLAEYVGFDFKKGVFATSAHPFTTNLHNHDVRITTHYTDRMDNSLFSVIHEAGHGIYELGVGDELTQTLVGQGASMGMHESQSRFFENIIGRNEAFWVPLYSRLKELFPEQLKGIGREMFVKAINKVQPGLIRTQADELTYSLHVLVRYELEKQLIEEDLDVKELPKLWADKYEEYLGVRPKNASEGVLQDIHWAQGSFGYFPSYALGSAFGAQMYVHMKKELDFERLLEDGKIDVIREYLREHVHRFGKLKTSREILKDMTGEDFDPKYYIDYLKDKYGKLYQIEG; the protein is encoded by the coding sequence ATCAGAACGGCTCTGGTCCTTCTCGAGTGGGATAACGAAACCCTGGCGCCGGAGCAGGCGGGACCTTACACGGCGAGAGTGGAGGGAACGCTCTCTGCGGCGTATCAGAATGTGATAACGGATAAGCGGGTCATGGAGCTGATCAGAGAGTGCGAGAAAGAGCTCGGAAGAGAAGACGGGGACAGTTCCTTAGTGGAGCGGGCGATCATCCGGGAGGCAAAGGAGGAAGCAGAGCAGCTATCCTGCATCCCTCCGGAGGAATACAGGGCATTCAAGGAACTGGTGTCCGAATCTGCCAGAACCTGGGCAAAGGCCAAAGAGGACCAGGATTTTGATGCATTTGCCCCGACGCTTAAAAAGATCATCGACTATCAAAAGAAGTTTGCTTCTTATCGTGCCAAGGACGGACAGAAGCTTTACAATGTCATGCTGGACAGCTACGAAAAGGGTTTCAATATGGAAAAGCTGGATGAGTTTTTCCGTCAGCTGAAAGAGGAGCTGGTACCGTTTCTCCACAGGGTGATGGAGAGCGATGTCAGGATCGCGGACGATTTCTTAAAAGGTGATTATCCGGAGGACAAACAGCGGGAGCTGGGAGTATTCCTGGCAGAGTATGTGGGCTTTGATTTTAAGAAGGGCGTGTTTGCAACCAGCGCACACCCGTTTACCACCAACCTCCACAACCATGATGTGCGTATCACTACCCACTATACAGACCGGATGGACAATTCCCTCTTTTCCGTGATCCATGAGGCGGGGCATGGGATCTATGAGCTGGGTGTTGGGGACGAGCTGACGCAGACCCTGGTAGGACAGGGGGCGTCTATGGGCATGCATGAATCCCAGTCCCGTTTCTTTGAAAATATCATCGGGCGGAATGAAGCTTTCTGGGTGCCGCTTTACTCCAGGCTTAAGGAACTGTTCCCGGAGCAGTTAAAAGGAATAGGCCGTGAGATGTTTGTAAAGGCCATCAATAAAGTCCAGCCGGGCCTGATACGGACCCAGGCGGATGAACTGACCTACAGCCTTCATGTACTGGTCCGGTATGAGCTGGAAAAACAGCTGATCGAAGAAGATCTGGATGTGAAGGAGCTTCCCAAGCTCTGGGCAGATAAATACGAGGAGTATTTAGGCGTGCGTCCGAAGAATGCATCGGAGGGCGTGCTGCAGGATATCCACTGGGCTCAGGGGTCCTTCGGCTATTTTCCATCCTATGCCCTGGGGAGCGCCTTTGGTGCGCAGATGTATGTCCATATGAAAAAAGAGCTGGATTTTGAGCGTCTGCTGGAAGATGGAAAGATCGATGTGATCCGGGAATATCTGCGGGAGCATGTCCACCGCTTCGGCAAGCTGAAGACCAGCCGTGAGATCTTAAAGGATATGACGGGAGAGGATTTTGACCCGAAATATTATATAGATTATCTGAAGGACAAGTATGGGAAGCTGTATCAGATAGAGGGCTGA
- a CDS encoding ABC-ATPase domain-containing protein: MKSSNELRTMLRAIDRKSYPAYKSLAGAYQFGSFVLVIDHVQGDPFASPSSIHVEIAHKDAGFPAVYYGKDCGRVALQDYLTRQFAAQIEAYNFKAKGSGKSGLISITRCGQEVLERSACQITERGISARFHVGFPAFGRTIDAGGLEKILFDFLPKCMENSFFYRNADKRRVESAVHLAEDQEAVRKLLKEEKLVAFVANGSILPRKSGVSDLPMKDSVPFTSPASMERTFTLPHRGSITGMGIPQGITLIVGGGYHGKSTLLSALQMGVYDHIAGDGREFVITDDSAVKLRAEEGRFIRGMDISLFINDLPNKKDTRSFSTQDASGSTSQAAGVMESIEAGSGLFLIDEDTSATNFMVRDDFMQQVISREKEPITPFLERAKELYENAGVSTVLVAGSSGAFFYIADRILQMDCYRPVDITENVKALCGQHKEPRTMAPGFAIPEYKRPFAVRSAGRSGNFGSERATQRGEQGAENRSGAYGGGPRGYGGRRGGDGERRGSDRHEQKKVKTFGKDSFSLDKETVDLRYVEQLADSEQTCGLAYLLRYAVEHVIDGRRSVREVVDVLSNTLDQKGWEPFCGSYVPCGLAKPRRQEIFACLNRYRG; encoded by the coding sequence ATGAAATCATCAAATGAACTGCGCACGATGCTGCGCGCGATTGACCGGAAAAGCTATCCGGCATATAAATCCCTGGCAGGAGCCTATCAGTTCGGCAGCTTTGTGCTGGTTATCGATCATGTACAGGGAGATCCGTTTGCTTCCCCATCCAGTATCCATGTGGAGATCGCTCATAAGGATGCAGGATTTCCGGCGGTTTATTACGGGAAGGATTGTGGGCGGGTTGCGCTTCAGGATTATCTGACGAGGCAGTTTGCCGCCCAGATCGAGGCCTACAATTTCAAGGCGAAGGGATCTGGAAAGAGCGGGCTGATCTCCATCACCCGGTGCGGCCAGGAGGTGCTGGAGCGCAGCGCCTGCCAGATCACGGAGCGGGGGATATCTGCCCGGTTCCACGTTGGATTTCCGGCTTTTGGACGGACCATCGATGCGGGAGGCCTGGAAAAAATATTGTTTGATTTCCTGCCCAAATGTATGGAGAACAGCTTTTTTTACCGGAATGCGGACAAGCGCAGGGTGGAGTCTGCCGTACATCTGGCGGAGGACCAGGAGGCGGTCAGGAAGCTTTTGAAAGAAGAGAAGCTGGTGGCTTTTGTGGCAAACGGCTCCATCCTGCCGAGAAAGAGCGGAGTGTCGGATCTGCCGATGAAGGACAGCGTGCCATTTACGTCTCCGGCCTCCATGGAGAGGACATTTACACTGCCCCATAGAGGAAGCATCACAGGAATGGGGATTCCCCAGGGCATTACGCTGATCGTGGGAGGCGGGTATCATGGCAAGTCGACTCTGCTCTCAGCACTTCAGATGGGAGTATATGACCACATTGCGGGGGATGGACGGGAATTCGTGATCACGGATGACTCGGCGGTGAAGCTGCGGGCGGAGGAAGGACGATTTATCCGCGGCATGGATATTTCTCTCTTTATCAACGACCTTCCCAATAAAAAGGACACCCGGTCATTTTCAACCCAGGATGCCAGCGGAAGCACCTCCCAGGCGGCTGGAGTGATGGAAAGCATCGAGGCGGGTTCCGGCCTGTTTTTGATCGATGAGGATACCTCCGCTACCAATTTCATGGTGCGTGATGATTTTATGCAGCAGGTCATAAGCCGGGAAAAGGAACCGATCACGCCATTTCTGGAACGGGCCAAAGAGCTGTATGAGAATGCCGGTGTGTCAACGGTCCTGGTGGCCGGAAGTTCGGGAGCGTTCTTCTATATTGCTGACCGGATCCTGCAGATGGATTGTTACCGGCCAGTGGATATCACAGAAAATGTAAAGGCGCTCTGCGGGCAGCATAAGGAGCCGAGAACCATGGCGCCCGGCTTTGCCATTCCGGAATATAAGCGTCCGTTTGCGGTGCGCAGTGCAGGACGCAGTGGGAATTTTGGCAGCGAGCGTGCAACGCAGCGCGGCGAACAGGGAGCTGAGAACCGCAGTGGAGCATATGGCGGCGGACCGAGAGGTTATGGCGGCAGGCGCGGCGGTGACGGTGAAAGGCGCGGCAGTGACAGACATGAACAGAAAAAGGTAAAGACCTTTGGCAAAGATTCATTTTCTTTGGATAAAGAGACTGTGGACCTGCGTTATGTGGAGCAGCTTGCAGATTCTGAGCAGACCTGCGGGCTGGCCTATCTGCTGCGGTATGCGGTCGAGCATGTGATCGATGGCCGCCGCAGTGTCAGAGAGGTGGTTGACGTGCTGTCCAACACGCTGGATCAGAAGGGCTGGGAACCATTTTGCGGCTCCTATGTGCCATGCGGACTGGCAAAACCGCGCAGACAGGAAATATTTGCATGCTTAAACCGTTACCGTGGGTGA
- a CDS encoding isochorismatase family cysteine hydrolase: MKKALVVVDMQRDFIDGALGTKEAEAIVPGVVAKIKGFDGEIIFTQDTHFEDYLDTQEGKRLPVKHCIKGTPGWEIPEEILAAAAGKKIEFFLKTTFGSAELGTYAVKSDFDRMELVGLCTDICVISNAMLLKAFCPEMEIAVDGSCCAGVTPESHATALRAMEACQIQVEAD, encoded by the coding sequence ATGAAAAAAGCGCTGGTCGTTGTAGATATGCAGCGGGATTTTATCGACGGGGCATTGGGGACAAAAGAAGCAGAGGCGATCGTACCGGGAGTGGTTGCAAAGATAAAAGGATTTGACGGCGAGATCATTTTTACGCAGGATACCCATTTTGAAGACTATTTAGACACCCAGGAGGGAAAGCGTCTGCCGGTGAAGCATTGTATCAAGGGTACACCCGGATGGGAGATCCCGGAGGAGATCCTGGCTGCCGCAGCAGGAAAAAAGATCGAGTTTTTCTTAAAGACCACTTTCGGAAGCGCAGAACTGGGGACCTATGCTGTGAAGTCAGACTTTGACCGGATGGAGCTTGTAGGGCTCTGCACGGATATCTGTGTGATTTCCAATGCGATGCTTTTAAAGGCGTTTTGCCCGGAGATGGAGATTGCGGTGGATGGTTCCTGCTGTGCCGGAGTCACCCCGGAGAGCCATGCGACCGCTCTGCGTGCCATGGAGGCTTGCCAGATCCAGGTAGAAGCAGACTGA
- a CDS encoding DUF2164 family protein, which translates to MRRKSVSAVPLTEVQKKRIREEIAAFYLDVRGTEIGIIEQEQLLELFAETLAPIIYDKALDDIKQWYLRQQENMESDYYLLYKAFGR; encoded by the coding sequence ATGAGGCGGAAGAGCGTGTCGGCAGTACCACTGACAGAAGTACAGAAAAAACGGATCAGGGAAGAGATCGCGGCATTTTATCTGGATGTCAGGGGGACAGAGATTGGTATTATCGAGCAGGAACAGCTGCTGGAGCTGTTTGCAGAAACCCTTGCTCCAATTATCTATGATAAGGCACTGGACGATATAAAACAGTGGTATCTGCGCCAGCAGGAGAATATGGAGTCGGATTATTATCTGCTCTATAAGGCGTTTGGCAGGTAA
- a CDS encoding DNA-3-methyladenine glycosylase I, with translation MMEQKRCEWCLCNEKMIRYHDEEWGIPLHDDRKQFEFLMMEVMQCGLNWNMMIQKREIFRACFDGFDYDKVAAYEESDIERIIATEGMIRSPRKAAAVIHNARCFQKVREEFGTFSHYLWSFSKGKTILYQSHQKEGIPAQNELSEEISRDLRKRGFKYLGPVTVYSHLQACGIINDHTEECFRYQDLIRNYPTIKI, from the coding sequence ATGATGGAGCAAAAACGGTGTGAGTGGTGTTTGTGCAATGAAAAAATGATAAGATATCATGATGAAGAGTGGGGTATCCCCCTTCATGATGACAGAAAACAGTTTGAGTTTTTGATGATGGAGGTGATGCAGTGCGGGCTGAACTGGAACATGATGATACAGAAGCGGGAGATATTCCGGGCATGTTTTGATGGGTTTGACTATGATAAGGTAGCTGCCTATGAGGAGTCTGATATTGAGCGCATCATCGCAACAGAGGGGATGATCCGGTCCCCCAGAAAAGCTGCGGCAGTGATCCATAATGCCCGGTGTTTTCAGAAGGTAAGGGAGGAGTTTGGTACCTTCAGCCATTACCTGTGGTCCTTTTCAAAGGGGAAGACGATCCTGTATCAAAGCCATCAGAAAGAAGGAATACCGGCGCAGAATGAGTTGTCGGAGGAGATCAGCCGGGATTTAAGGAAACGGGGATTTAAGTACCTGGGACCTGTCACGGTCTATTCCCACCTGCAGGCCTGCGGCATCATCAATGACCATACAGAGGAGTGTTTCCGGTACCAGGACCTTATCCGAAACTATCCAACAATAAAAATCTAA
- a CDS encoding tetratricopeptide repeat protein, with the protein MLEQCQIWNEHDEYQRIIEAIEAVPSGDRTPELDSELARAYNNLAEVTDQELFEKAVGLLLPHKEYFKGDHSWNFRLAYACFYLGREGEAKSYFEKALEARPGDEDTKEFLDACRRSLSLPRFEKNFRERTLEAWAAFEKAEAGLRSMMDREDRDSVAEELIGTCSEILETAFGDVSFELGYNGEKYELILTPEGDKAQLFQMVYFERHAPAAVLERWNIWVGRQPSIGFSLRSDGNEVSGSDVLVWVEKQANNRVSLTLYCEKLIPLLQENENRVWWLLCTLTDQILGEIPSMSCVDAFDVTDTPREEPPILLTELPRALESMGLSLNLDAQEYLDNSYSGYEMKPVEDPDADWRLDVYIASTRLEALIGEYLRGDSDVMDALHRDGAVGGFLGYPLDGFAGEQRAADILDFRDALQAAITEQAGEDAVTFLGGATGLYCGYLDFIAWDLRPVLGAAKEFFEKSSLKWAAFQTFRRDADLVFLLDREQ; encoded by the coding sequence TTGCTGGAGCAATGCCAAATCTGGAATGAACACGACGAATACCAAAGGATCATAGAGGCGATAGAAGCCGTCCCTTCCGGAGACCGCACGCCGGAGTTGGACAGTGAACTGGCCCGCGCATATAATAATCTGGCGGAGGTGACGGATCAGGAACTGTTTGAGAAGGCGGTCGGACTTTTACTCCCTCATAAGGAATATTTTAAAGGCGATCATAGCTGGAACTTCCGTCTTGCCTATGCCTGTTTTTACCTGGGACGGGAAGGGGAGGCTAAGTCCTATTTTGAAAAAGCACTGGAGGCCCGCCCAGGAGACGAGGATACGAAAGAGTTTTTGGATGCCTGCCGCAGGAGCCTGTCCCTTCCCAGATTTGAAAAGAACTTCCGGGAGCGGACTTTGGAAGCATGGGCTGCATTTGAGAAGGCGGAAGCAGGACTGCGCAGCATGATGGACCGGGAGGACCGGGACTCCGTTGCGGAGGAACTCATTGGAACATGCAGTGAGATCCTGGAAACTGCCTTCGGAGACGTTTCCTTTGAGCTTGGCTATAATGGAGAGAAATACGAACTGATCCTTACTCCGGAGGGGGATAAGGCGCAGCTCTTTCAGATGGTATATTTTGAGCGTCATGCCCCGGCAGCTGTTCTGGAACGCTGGAATATCTGGGTGGGGCGTCAGCCGTCTATCGGTTTTTCCCTGCGCTCTGACGGTAATGAGGTCTCCGGCAGCGACGTTTTGGTCTGGGTGGAAAAGCAGGCGAATAACCGGGTATCCTTAACGCTCTACTGCGAAAAGCTGATTCCCCTGCTGCAGGAGAATGAGAACCGGGTATGGTGGCTGCTCTGTACGCTTACGGATCAGATACTGGGGGAGATTCCCAGCATGTCCTGCGTTGATGCATTTGACGTGACGGATACGCCCAGAGAGGAGCCGCCCATCCTCCTGACGGAGCTGCCCCGGGCCCTGGAGAGCATGGGCCTGAGCCTGAATCTGGACGCTCAGGAATATCTGGACAACAGCTACTCCGGATATGAAATGAAACCGGTGGAGGATCCGGATGCCGACTGGAGGCTGGATGTATATATCGCGTCTACACGGCTGGAAGCGCTGATCGGGGAATATCTGCGCGGTGACAGTGATGTGATGGATGCGTTGCACCGGGATGGTGCTGTGGGCGGCTTTCTGGGATATCCGTTAGATGGTTTTGCCGGAGAACAGCGTGCCGCTGATATCCTGGATTTCCGGGACGCTTTGCAGGCCGCCATAACAGAACAGGCGGGGGAGGATGCAGTTACCTTTCTGGGAGGCGCTACCGGACTGTACTGCGGTTATCTGGATTTTATCGCATGGGACCTGCGGCCGGTACTGGGGGCGGCGAAGGAATTTTTTGAAAAGAGCAGTCTGAAATGGGCAGCTTTCCAAACCTTCCGCCGGGATGCAGATCTTGTGTTTTTGTTGGACCGGGAGCAGTGA